Proteins encoded within one genomic window of Methanosarcina barkeri str. Wiesmoor:
- a CDS encoding tetratricopeptide repeat protein, giving the protein MNNFLELQASLYSLFVFIMMLIIISLFVYLVMSYYGNSTDKTEKLKGFKYKNIILFIIILTIFFVAMYFVHESPIAWIVRGDALANSGNYKEAINAYDKAIELDPQNPEAWNNKGVALSNLSNYEEAIKAYNKAIELDPQNSLFWYNKGKTLYELGKQEESTKAYKESLEASENAIELDPRNSLAWYNKGSALQELGNYQEAITAYNKAIEIYPEYKEAWYKKGLAFYNSGNYEEAVKACNKTIELDPQNPRVWANKGNALSKLNSYEEAITAYNESIELDPQNSVAWNGLGFAVASSGNYEEAIKFYNKAIEIDPQNSEALSNKGFALYNVGNREEAIKALDKAIEVNPQNAVAWYDKGSILKNLGNYEEAVEAFDKATELDPKKSSAWNNKGNALSSLGNYDEAIKAYDKAIEIDPQDPGPWNNKGIALSNLGSYEESIKAFDKAIEINLSSSVTWANKGLVLSILGNYEGAIKAFDKSIEIDPRNSIAWVNKGNALYNSGEYEGVITACDKAIELDPKNLDAWTNKGKALSSLGDYEEAIKAYDKALEIEPQDPLTWNNREIAFGHLNNYEEALRAHNREIVSDSEDPEVSWNDKGLALYYSGNYEESVKAYDKAIELDPEYADAWFNKGNSFFSLKNYEEAIKAYDKAIELKPQNSLAWNNKGLALNNSSYYAEALKSYDKAIELNSQDSAAWNNKGNTLSSLYDYEGALNAYNKAVEINPQYSDAWYNKGNTLCSLGRYEEAVTAFNKTLEIDPHNSFAWCNKGIALSSLGNYEEAMKSFDKALEIDSQNSLIWSNKGLALFEFGKYEEAVKAYNKTIEIDQSNTETWNNRGSAFFLIGNYEEAMKNYNKTIELDPEYSLAWYNRACLYSLINDKEQSISDLKRAIEINPAYKEMARVDSKFEHLWDNEEFKKLLNITE; this is encoded by the coding sequence TACAGTTTATTTGTGTTTATTATGATGCTTATCATTATATCACTGTTTGTGTATTTAGTTATGTCTTATTATGGAAACAGTACAGATAAAACCGAAAAGTTGAAAGGATTTAAATATAAAAATATTATTCTTTTTATTATTATATTAACGATTTTTTTTGTTGCTATGTATTTTGTGCATGAGAGCCCAATTGCCTGGATTGTAAGAGGAGATGCATTAGCTAATTCTGGTAATTATAAAGAAGCAATAAATGCTTACGATAAAGCAATTGAACTTGATCCTCAAAATCCAGAGGCTTGGAATAATAAAGGAGTTGCACTTTCCAATTTAAGTAATTATGAAGAAGCAATAAAAGCCTATAATAAAGCAATTGAACTTGACCCTCAAAACTCGCTTTTCTGGTATAATAAAGGGAAAACTCTATACGAGTTAGGCAAGCAAGAAGAATCAACAAAAGCCTACAAAGAATCACTAGAGGCTAGTGAAAATGCAATTGAACTTGATCCTCGAAACTCGCTTGCTTGGTATAATAAAGGGTCAGCTCTTCAGGAGCTAGGTAATTACCAGGAAGCAATAACAGCCTACAATAAGGCAATTGAGATCTATCCGGAGTATAAAGAAGCCTGGTATAAGAAAGGATTAGCCTTTTACAACTCAGGTAATTATGAGGAAGCAGTAAAAGCCTGCAATAAAACAATTGAGCTTGATCCTCAAAACCCACGTGTCTGGGCTAATAAAGGAAATGCTTTGTCTAAATTAAATAGTTACGAGGAAGCAATTACAGCATATAATGAATCAATTGAACTTGATCCTCAAAACTCAGTTGCCTGGAATGGTTTAGGATTCGCTGTAGCTAGTTCAGGTAACTACGAAGAAGCAATCAAATTCTACAACAAAGCAATAGAAATTGATCCTCAGAATTCAGAGGCTTTGAGTAATAAAGGATTTGCTCTTTACAATGTAGGTAACCGCGAGGAAGCGATAAAAGCTTTAGATAAAGCCATAGAAGTAAACCCTCAAAATGCAGTTGCCTGGTATGATAAAGGATCGATTCTCAAAAATTTAGGTAATTACGAAGAGGCAGTTGAAGCTTTTGACAAAGCAACTGAATTAGACCCCAAAAAATCATCTGCTTGGAATAATAAAGGAAATGCTCTGTCTAGTTTAGGGAACTATGATGAGGCAATAAAAGCATACGATAAAGCAATAGAAATTGACCCTCAAGATCCAGGTCCATGGAATAATAAAGGAATTGCTCTGTCTAACTTAGGAAGTTACGAAGAATCGATTAAAGCCTTTGATAAGGCAATAGAGATTAACCTTTCAAGTTCAGTTACCTGGGCCAATAAGGGATTAGTTCTGTCCATATTAGGAAATTATGAAGGAGCAATAAAAGCTTTTGATAAATCAATAGAAATTGATCCTCGGAATTCTATTGCCTGGGTTAATAAAGGAAATGCCCTCTACAATTCAGGTGAGTATGAGGGAGTAATAACAGCCTGTGATAAGGCAATTGAACTCGATCCTAAAAACTTAGACGCCTGGACCAATAAAGGTAAAGCCCTGTCCAGTTTAGGTGATTATGAAGAAGCAATAAAAGCTTATGATAAAGCACTTGAGATCGAACCTCAAGACCCGCTCACCTGGAATAATAGAGAAATTGCTTTTGGTCATTTAAACAATTACGAAGAAGCGTTACGAGCTCATAATAGAGAGATAGTAAGCGATTCCGAAGATCCAGAAGTCTCATGGAACGATAAAGGGTTAGCTCTTTACTATTCAGGTAATTACGAAGAATCAGTAAAAGCCTATGATAAGGCAATTGAACTTGACCCAGAATATGCGGATGCCTGGTTCAATAAAGGAAATTCTTTTTTTAGTTTAAAGAATTACGAGGAGGCAATAAAAGCATATGACAAAGCGATTGAACTTAAACCTCAAAATTCACTTGCCTGGAATAATAAAGGGTTAGCTCTCAACAATTCAAGCTATTACGCAGAGGCATTAAAGTCATACGATAAGGCGATTGAACTTAACTCTCAGGATTCAGCTGCCTGGAATAATAAAGGGAACACTCTTTCTAGTTTATATGATTACGAAGGAGCATTGAACGCCTACAATAAAGCAGTTGAAATTAACCCCCAATACTCAGATGCCTGGTACAATAAAGGGAATACTCTTTGTAGCTTAGGCCGTTATGAGGAAGCAGTAACTGCCTTTAATAAGACACTTGAAATTGACCCTCATAATTCATTTGCCTGGTGTAATAAAGGAATAGCTCTGTCCAGTCTTGGTAATTACGAAGAAGCAATGAAATCTTTTGATAAAGCACTCGAAATTGACTCTCAAAATTCACTTATTTGGTCTAACAAAGGACTAGCTCTTTTCGAATTTGGTAAGTATGAAGAAGCAGTAAAAGCTTATAATAAAACAATTGAGATTGATCAAAGTAATACAGAAACTTGGAATAATAGGGGATCAGCATTTTTCTTGATAGGTAACTACGAAGAAGCGATGAAAAACTACAATAAAACAATTGAACTTGACCCTGAGTACTCACTTGCCTGGTATAATCGTGCATGTTTGTATTCTCTTATCAATGACAAAGAGCAGTCAATATCTGATTTGAAGCGCGCTATTGAAATCAATCCGGCGTACAAAGAAATGGCAAGAGTAGACAGTAAATTTGAACATTTATGGGATAATGAAGAATTTAAGAAATTGTTAAACATCACTGAGTAG
- a CDS encoding M48 family metalloprotease — protein MPENGKCQSLPPWLWVWFIVYIYMLPTQIELLKEYLESFLFSTDPTYANLTLISRFKLVNLPFWIPSIFLFLGALSVLFPFIRTRYVEKKYKLTENYPVIPAMAEIEDFLKLHAPDLKIKTNLLSQSEEVFIYPIGYRKTGIAIFGKFIKSWRSDRESSQEILLHEIGHYRNGDAFILGAGSFFEFVVKHSIGIIAFVFLIQIFLVLVDLTESASHNILAATMFLLYSLTDPIVILFETLGFFTLPIVGIWSAELNADRFMLTSKINSTENSLKVTENSLKIMEKLKKEKSFKKWLLAQVTHPPNTLRCWMAVHSGKERSVLLFLFLFPLAYLFQLFMLTIYALSSYIVIFLFGASNVQEFSGKLLKYVMTYIDTRSFTWLFFSIIVVLWPILAVYWVRFFSGLRETYNLEHYKSYFSSALVLLCVFTLSYI, from the coding sequence ATGCCCGAAAACGGAAAGTGCCAATCCCTTCCACCATGGTTGTGGGTATGGTTTATTGTGTACATATATATGTTGCCTACTCAAATAGAATTACTTAAAGAATATCTTGAATCTTTTTTATTTTCTACAGACCCAACATACGCAAACTTAACCCTTATTAGTAGATTTAAGTTGGTAAACTTGCCCTTCTGGATTCCCAGTATATTTTTATTTTTAGGTGCTTTAAGTGTTTTGTTCCCTTTTATACGAACTCGTTACGTTGAAAAAAAATATAAACTAACTGAAAATTATCCGGTAATTCCTGCAATGGCAGAAATTGAAGACTTTCTTAAATTGCACGCTCCGGATCTTAAAATCAAAACCAATCTTCTCAGCCAGAGTGAAGAAGTATTTATCTATCCCATCGGTTATCGTAAGACAGGCATAGCAATATTTGGAAAATTTATCAAGTCCTGGCGCTCGGACAGAGAAAGTTCTCAAGAAATACTTCTCCATGAAATTGGACACTATCGAAATGGAGATGCTTTTATTCTCGGAGCAGGTAGTTTTTTTGAATTCGTGGTTAAGCACTCTATAGGTATTATTGCCTTTGTTTTCCTGATTCAAATATTTCTAGTTTTAGTTGATCTGACCGAATCTGCCTCTCATAATATACTTGCAGCCACAATGTTTCTTCTGTATTCATTAACAGACCCAATAGTTATTCTCTTCGAAACCTTAGGCTTCTTCACCCTTCCTATTGTAGGGATCTGGTCTGCGGAACTTAATGCGGATAGATTTATGCTGACATCAAAAATAAATTCCACTGAAAATTCACTAAAAGTCACTGAAAATTCATTAAAAATAATGGAAAAACTGAAAAAAGAAAAATCATTTAAAAAATGGCTTCTTGCTCAAGTAACCCATCCTCCAAATACTCTGAGATGCTGGATGGCGGTCCACTCTGGTAAGGAAAGAAGTGTCTTGCTATTTCTTTTTCTTTTTCCCCTAGCTTATTTGTTTCAATTATTTATGCTAACAATCTACGCATTATCCAGCTACATCGTAATCTTTCTCTTTGGAGCAAGCAATGTACAAGAATTTTCGGGAAAGTTGCTTAAATATGTAATGACATACATAGATACGAGGTCATTTACCTGGTTATTTTTTTCCATAATAGTTGTACTATGGCCCATCCTGGCAGTTTATTGGGTTAGATTTTTTTCCGGACTGCGTGAAACATATAATCTGGAACATTACAAGTCTTACTTCTCAAGTGCACTGGTCTTATTATGCGTTTTTACCCTTTCATATATCTAA
- a CDS encoding SET domain-containing protein, whose protein sequence is MSISVKDSPGKGRGMFAQRNFKRGEVIETCPVIVLPTEEIDSLELTQLYNYYCAWDSNSKDAAIALGCGSLYNHSYNPNARYCKDFENSLLKYVCIRDIQEDEEITINYNCDPKTPPQNNRCTFPIGHFDFHYQGLQSKLQEIISCIGYFAAGTKTKPRSGLILQVRKILKFAEKGNY, encoded by the coding sequence TTGTCGATAAGTGTAAAAGATTCACCTGGAAAAGGCAGGGGCATGTTTGCACAGCGGAATTTTAAAAGAGGCGAGGTAATAGAAACCTGTCCTGTTATAGTTTTACCCACTGAAGAGATAGATTCACTTGAGCTTACCCAGCTCTATAATTATTATTGCGCCTGGGATTCTAATTCAAAAGATGCAGCTATCGCGCTGGGCTGTGGTTCCCTTTATAACCATTCATACAACCCGAACGCAAGGTACTGTAAAGACTTCGAGAACAGCCTTTTAAAATACGTTTGCATAAGAGATATTCAGGAAGACGAGGAAATAACAATAAATTATAACTGTGACCCTAAGACCCCGCCACAGAATAACCGCTGCACATTCCCAATTGGGCATTTTGATTTTCACTATCAAGGTCTCCAATCAAAGTTACAAGAAATTATAAGTTGCATAGGTTATTTCGCTGCGGGCACTAAAACAAAACCCCGGTCTGGTTTGATCTTGCAGGTTAGAAAGATCTTAAAATTTGCTGAAAAGGGTAATTATTGA
- a CDS encoding APC family permease yields MTELKKTISFRRGMGLAICMLIGTGILALPGLALDAGTVYEAILGWLLIAIVAVPLIEVCSSLGLKFPSTAGLAGYAEKAVGPWGGYAVSYLVGGSFFFGLPAVALIGSEYMKQLFQLSDTGAALFAILLVTLMLLSNLAGIRVISLINYAALAVLFLLIGLLIVFNLDFLDSGLVIASEALSGNAHIDPYNTWKVAALLFWAFLGWENLSFSLGEIKDPEKNVPRLYWLSFALVTSIYLVLALISTGASVSGASLQGAAGLSGLVLFTPGGKLLIWLMIIVIAANACSWDFTASRLLYAGGRTGIFPKVFGKLSKRNIPVSSLVGLYVLSIFLILGSYLLKIPVSAMILFVNQNFVFLYAFIIIAYWKTENGWKKWIFSALSLVSLSFLVSGFTWEIAYPIFLIGFGYYRFLRSKGKSSASKISASKIPASKMPISRVSGSKMPVSKISSSSPVSGNESSLREDSQEISGLAKH; encoded by the coding sequence ATGACCGAACTTAAGAAAACGATTTCCTTCAGGCGAGGCATGGGGCTTGCAATCTGCATGCTTATAGGCACAGGCATTCTTGCACTGCCAGGCTTAGCACTTGATGCAGGCACAGTCTATGAAGCAATCCTCGGCTGGCTCCTTATAGCGATTGTCGCAGTTCCTCTCATCGAAGTCTGCTCCAGCCTTGGCCTTAAATTTCCTTCGACAGCCGGACTTGCAGGTTATGCTGAAAAAGCTGTTGGACCCTGGGGAGGATATGCGGTTTCCTACCTTGTTGGAGGCTCTTTCTTTTTCGGGCTTCCTGCGGTTGCCCTTATAGGCAGCGAATATATGAAGCAGCTTTTCCAGCTTTCAGACACAGGAGCAGCCCTTTTTGCAATCCTCCTTGTAACCCTGATGCTCCTTTCGAACCTGGCTGGAATAAGGGTTATCTCTCTAATCAATTATGCAGCTCTGGCTGTCCTTTTTCTGCTAATAGGCCTGCTCATTGTCTTTAACCTTGATTTTCTGGACTCAGGCCTCGTGATTGCTAGTGAAGCTCTTAGCGGTAACGCGCATATAGACCCGTATAATACGTGGAAAGTTGCAGCCCTCCTATTCTGGGCTTTCCTGGGCTGGGAAAACCTTTCTTTTTCCCTGGGAGAAATAAAAGATCCTGAAAAAAATGTACCTCGCCTTTACTGGCTAAGTTTTGCCCTTGTGACCTCAATTTACCTTGTACTTGCCCTTATCAGCACAGGAGCCAGTGTTTCAGGCGCTTCTCTTCAGGGAGCAGCCGGGCTTTCCGGCCTCGTGCTTTTCACTCCTGGAGGAAAACTCCTGATCTGGCTCATGATAATAGTTATTGCAGCAAACGCCTGTTCCTGGGATTTTACTGCAAGCCGCCTGCTGTACGCCGGGGGCAGGACTGGAATTTTTCCTAAGGTCTTCGGAAAGCTTTCAAAAAGGAATATCCCTGTGTCCAGCCTGGTTGGGCTGTATGTACTTTCAATTTTCCTGATTCTTGGAAGTTATCTCCTTAAAATTCCGGTATCAGCTATGATACTGTTCGTAAACCAGAACTTCGTTTTCCTTTATGCCTTCATTATAATTGCATACTGGAAAACCGAAAACGGCTGGAAGAAATGGATTTTTTCGGCTCTTTCACTCGTGTCCCTGAGTTTTTTGGTCTCTGGGTTTACCTGGGAAATTGCTTATCCGATCTTTTTGATAGGCTTTGGATACTACAGGTTTCTCAGGAGTAAAGGTAAAAGTTCTGCATCCAAAATTTCTGCATCCAAAATTCCTGCATCCAAAATGCCTATATCAAGAGTTTCTGGATCTAAAATGCCTGTATCCAAAATTTCTTCATCCAGTCCTGTATCCGGAAATGAAAGTTCACTTCGTGAAGACTCTCAGGAAATTTCTGGCTTGGCTAAACACTGA